A single Sphingomonas sp. IW22 DNA region contains:
- the folK gene encoding 2-amino-4-hydroxy-6-hydroxymethyldihydropteridine diphosphokinase, producing the protein MGHATYLIALGSNRPGRHGRPANTLRAAAGVLPGRVTAMSPMIDSAPIGPSIRRYANAVLLLESDLLPDALLTTLKRIERDFGRRAGRRWGTRVIDLDIILWSGGRFANRRLTVPHMAFRTRDFVLGPAARIAPRWRDPVTGLRLAQLRARLGRHRPVDPGLLRP; encoded by the coding sequence GTGGGCCATGCAACCTATCTGATCGCGCTCGGCTCGAACCGGCCGGGTCGCCACGGCCGCCCCGCGAATACGCTGCGCGCGGCCGCCGGCGTGCTGCCGGGACGCGTAACCGCAATGTCGCCGATGATCGACAGCGCACCCATCGGTCCGTCGATCCGCCGCTATGCCAATGCGGTGCTGCTGCTTGAAAGCGACCTCTTACCCGATGCGCTGCTGACCACACTCAAGCGGATCGAGCGCGATTTCGGTCGCCGCGCGGGGCGCCGCTGGGGCACACGCGTGATCGATCTGGACATCATCCTGTGGTCGGGGGGCCGATTCGCGAACAGGCGACTGACGGTGCCGCACATGGCCTTTCGCACCCGCGACTTCGTCCTTGGCCCCGCCGCGCGCATCGCGCCGCGCTGGCGCGATCCGGTGACAGGCCTGAGGCTGGCGCAATTGCGCGCACGCCTTGGGCGACACCGCCCGGTTGACCCCGGCCTTCTGCGCCCCTAG
- a CDS encoding DUF3597 domain-containing protein codes for MSILGKIKTAIFGSGGPLSDNYLGNRNNRPAAPPAAPQASPRPAPAQPSAAPAPKPSPAPTPAPAQPAAPAPVDPETAIARIAQAKGNPDLNWKTSIVDLMKLLDLDSSLANRKELATELGYQGATDGSAEMNIWLHQAVMRELSKSGGAVPANLKD; via the coding sequence ATGAGCATCCTGGGCAAGATCAAGACCGCCATTTTCGGCAGCGGCGGCCCCTTGAGCGACAATTATCTCGGCAACCGCAACAACCGCCCCGCTGCTCCCCCGGCCGCACCGCAAGCGTCGCCCCGGCCCGCGCCGGCGCAGCCAAGTGCGGCGCCTGCGCCGAAACCCTCGCCGGCACCGACGCCTGCCCCGGCCCAGCCCGCAGCACCGGCACCCGTCGATCCTGAAACGGCAATCGCACGCATTGCCCAGGCCAAGGGTAATCCCGACCTCAACTGGAAAACGTCGATCGTCGACCTGATGAAGCTGCTCGACCTCGATTCCAGCCTTGCCAACCGTAAGGAGCTGGCGACCGAACTCGGCTATCAGGGCGCGACCGACGGCAGCGCGGAAATGAACATCTGGTTGCACCAGGCGGTGATGCGCGAACTGAGCAAGAGTGGCGGTGCGGTACCGGCCAATCTGAAGGACTGA
- a CDS encoding serine hydrolase domain-containing protein has protein sequence MTPFRLFAALSLTLPAACNAAPQPQPPAPAQAERTAATTGLDPAMLERTVQAASRLPRIRSMIVIRDGRALAEHRFNGGPPLGRAVNIKSASKSVMSALVGIAIARGVLKGKEQPVLSVLKADAPADPDPRLARVTVGNLLSMQAGLDRTSGPNYGRWVTSSNWVRYALARPFVDEPGGRMLYSTGSTHLLSAMLTRASGRTTLALARDWLAEPLGITIPAWSRDPQGIYFGGNEMRVSPRGMARFGELYRLGGVIDGERIVPAEWIEQSWTPRTVSPWSGQRYGYGWFIGDMRGHPVRFAWGYGGQMIYILPDLKLTVVMTSDATAAREGGHIDALHALVADGIVPAAERGEPQTPSSP, from the coding sequence ATGACCCCGTTTCGCCTGTTCGCCGCGCTGTCGCTGACATTGCCCGCCGCCTGTAACGCCGCGCCCCAGCCTCAGCCGCCGGCACCCGCCCAAGCCGAGCGGACGGCGGCGACCACCGGCCTGGACCCCGCGATGCTGGAGCGCACGGTTCAAGCCGCCTCGCGCCTGCCGCGCATCCGGTCGATGATCGTGATCCGGGACGGGCGGGCGTTGGCCGAACATCGCTTCAACGGTGGGCCCCCGCTCGGTCGGGCGGTCAACATCAAGTCGGCGTCCAAATCGGTAATGTCCGCGCTGGTGGGCATCGCCATCGCGCGCGGCGTGCTGAAGGGAAAAGAGCAACCGGTGCTGTCGGTTTTGAAAGCGGATGCGCCCGCCGATCCCGATCCCCGGCTGGCGCGTGTCACGGTCGGCAATCTGCTGTCGATGCAGGCGGGGCTGGATCGCACGTCGGGGCCGAATTACGGGCGCTGGGTGACCAGCTCCAACTGGGTGCGATATGCGCTGGCGCGGCCGTTCGTCGATGAGCCGGGCGGGCGGATGCTGTATTCGACGGGCAGCACGCACCTGTTATCGGCGATGCTGACCAGGGCATCGGGGCGCACGACGCTGGCGCTGGCGCGAGACTGGCTGGCGGAGCCGCTGGGCATTACCATTCCGGCATGGTCGCGCGATCCGCAGGGGATTTACTTCGGCGGCAACGAAATGCGCGTCAGCCCGCGCGGCATGGCGCGTTTTGGCGAGTTGTACCGGCTGGGCGGCGTGATCGACGGCGAGCGGATCGTGCCCGCCGAATGGATCGAACAGAGCTGGACCCCGCGCACCGTGTCGCCGTGGAGCGGACAGCGTTACGGCTATGGCTGGTTCATCGGCGACATGCGCGGCCATCCGGTGCGCTTTGCCTGGGGCTATGGCGGGCAGATGATCTACATCCTGCCCGATCTGAAGCTGACGGTCGTGATGACATCAGACGCCACCGCCGCGCGGGAGGGCGGCCATATCGACGCGCTGCACGCGCTGGTCGCCGACGGCATCGTCCCCGCCGCCGAGCGCGGGGAGCCTCAGACTCCCTCGTCGCCCTGA
- a CDS encoding uracil-DNA glycosylase, with translation MMFAPSPIPDTEPPRDCPRCPRLVAFREALRVEYPDWWNSPVNAFGDSQAWLGIVGLAPGKHGANRTGRPFTGDHAGVLLFDTLKKFGLAEGEYLARPDDTLALKGAIIINAVKCLPPENKPTPEEIRTCRPFLEGQIAALPSPRVFVALGQIAHQSAVKVLGGKLPKAKFGHLAEHRMPGGQVLIDSYHCSRYNQNTGRLTAEMFEAVFARALEVREGL, from the coding sequence ATGATGTTCGCGCCAAGCCCCATCCCCGATACCGAGCCGCCGCGCGATTGCCCGCGCTGCCCCCGCCTGGTCGCTTTCCGAGAGGCGCTGCGCGTCGAATATCCCGATTGGTGGAATTCCCCCGTCAACGCATTCGGCGATTCCCAGGCATGGCTGGGCATTGTCGGGCTGGCACCGGGCAAACATGGCGCCAATCGCACCGGGCGGCCCTTTACTGGCGACCATGCCGGCGTGCTGCTGTTCGATACGCTGAAGAAATTCGGACTTGCCGAGGGTGAGTATCTGGCGCGGCCCGATGATACGCTGGCGCTGAAAGGCGCGATCATCATCAACGCGGTCAAATGCCTGCCGCCCGAAAACAAGCCGACCCCGGAGGAAATCCGCACCTGTCGCCCGTTCCTCGAAGGACAGATCGCCGCGCTGCCCAGTCCGCGCGTGTTCGTGGCGCTGGGCCAGATCGCGCACCAGTCGGCGGTCAAGGTGCTGGGCGGCAAGCTGCCCAAGGCCAAGTTCGGGCATCTGGCCGAACACCGCATGCCCGGCGGACAGGTGCTGATCGATAGCTATCATTGTTCGCGCTACAACCAGAACACCGGCCGACTGACGGCGGAAATGTTCGAGGCGGTATTCGCCCGCGCCCTTGAGGTTCGCGAAGGGCTTTAG